GACTTGCTTGTTCCATGTAGCTAATGCTGGAAAAGGAAAACTCCATCTCATGTCTCCCGCTACAGCTACTCCCCCCTTTGTTTGAAGTGCATCGCCAGCAATTAAACTATTGCTTCGCTCATCAAGAAAAGCCATCAACCCAGGTGTATGACCAGGAGCATGAATTGCTAGTAACGAACCGATCCGGTCCCCATCCTTTAGTAAGGTATCAGGTTTGGTCTGAATGTTCTTAGGAACTCCACCTTTAATAGGCGAATCTCCCTCACCTTCTTCTAACGACAAATCACCATCTAAGATCTTTAGTTCACGTTCAGGTAACAACACTTCAGCTGTTGGTAGTGCTTCCTTCAACCCATCTAACGCGCCAACATGATCTGTATGTGCATGAGTTAAAACAATTCTCTGGATAGGCTTCCCTATTTCTTCCGCTGCTTTTAAGATGGGCTTTTTACTAAAAGGCATTCCTGCATCTATCAACGTCAGAGACTTCTCTCCCTCAACAAAATAACAATTAACCGGAAAAAACGTTGGCATAAACGAAAGCATATACACCTGATCCAATTTGGTCACTTTCATACGTATTCCCCCTAAGAAAAACTAATGGTATTAGTTTCATTATAACTAATACCATTAGCTTCGCAAGTGTTATTTTGTTGAGAAGGGGGATGAGACGCAGGGACAGGTCCATCATCCCACCAACGTTTCCTGCATTTTTGTTAACGATAGTACGCCTGACAACAGTGGGAGAATAGCTACAAGGCCAATTGCCCAATGAACGGATAATAGGTCTGCAAACACCCCTGCAAGTAAAGCCCCAAATGCATATCCGCTATCTCGCCAGAAACGATAAATTCCTAGAGACGTTGCCCGCCATTTAGGTTGGGCTACATCACTGACAGAAGCGATAATGGTAGGATAAACCATCGCTGTTCCTATTCCGAGAAGGAGTGCTCCAATGAGCCATAAGAAGTAGCCGTTGACTAACAAGATGAACCAAAGCGAGAAAGCTTGAACAAACATTCCTGCTACAATGAGACCTTTTCGACCGATTCGATCACTCCATACTCCTGTAAACAGTTGGAAAAACCCCCATGCTGCAGGATAAACGGCAATGATTGTACCAATCTGACCTACTGTTAATCCACTAGATGCAAAAAAGATAGGAAACAGCCCCCAGGCCATGCCATCTTTCAAATTTGTTGTTAATCCTGCAAAACTGCTACTGGATAAATTTTTATTCTTCCAAGACGTTTGTTTAAATACTTCCGATGTAGAAATCGTTTTAGAAGGCTGCTCCTGAGATTGTACCTTCAGATATTCACCTGTATCCTTAGTTAATAACGATAGAACAAATCCAACAACAACTAATCCTATGCCAATATAAAAAGGTTCTGGACTTAACGAATAAACAGATGCTACATAGCCAGATATAGCTGCCATTAAAGCCACTCCTATATAACCTGCAAATTCATTGAATCCAACAGCTAACCCACGTTGATTCGATTTCGCCAAATCCACCTTCATGTTCACTGTCATCGACCAGGTTAGCGCCTGATTAACCCCCAACAACACATTGGCAAACACAATCAACCACCAAGTTTCAGCAAAAATAACAAGTAATGGAACAGCTAATCCAATTGCCCAACCAGCTAATAATACCTTTTTGCGACCCAGCCTATCTGCAAGGCTTCCCGCAAATAAGTTCATAGTTGCTTTTGAGAAACCGAAACTAACGATAAACGAAAGAGCCGCAGTCATAGAGGCAAGGCCAAATCGCTCTTCCCCTATGATTGGGAGAATGGTCCGCTCCAACCCAACCATTGAACCTACAAATAAATTAATGACAACTAACAAAATAAATTGCGTGATGTTTTCTTTTACGCCGATTTGAATGCCGCTTGATGATGTATTCATACTTCTTCCTTTCCTAACAAATTTAACTCCGTACTATACCCTGCACCGTAATTATACTATGTATCTATCCTAACGTTTAACAATTTGCATGTGGAATGCGGGGACAGGTCCTTCGTCCCACACATAATAAAAGCGCCAGACCTCCCGCTGCTTCACAGTATAACCACATTACCAATGCGGGGGTCTGTTACCTTTTTTGGGATGAGGGACCTGTCCCCGCGTCTCATCCCCCCTTCCAACTAGAACACCAAGGTCACTAGCCCATACAAAATTAGGGACAACAGAAATGGGGCTGCGCTGTGTTTAAGCTTATATCCTGAATAGGTGACGGTGTTAAATCCCATAATTTTCGACATGGTTGCAGTTGTGGCGCTAAGTGGAGAGACTAGTCCTCCTACTGTACCGCTTGCAAATACGATGCCGATTAAAAGAGGTAATGGAATGTCCGATGTTGTCGCTAGTGAAACACCAATAGGCATCAATAAGCCCCATGACCCCCATGCAGAACCAACAAAATAAGCTAGCACCGACCCTAGTAAGAAAGTTATCGGTGGGATAAAAGATTCTGGAATCACACCTAATGTTTCCGTTACAAATGATGATAAACCTAAATCCTTCGTAGCTGACGCCAATCCCCACACCAGTGCAAATAAGAAAAAGGCGGGTATGAGCTTATTCCCTCCTTCGAAGAAATACTGTAATAGTTCTTTTAAGGAATATCGATCTATACTGTGCTGAAGGAAGGTAATAACAAGCGTAATCAAGATGGCATGGAACATCGCTTTTGTTACATTTGCTTTCATAAAAGCCTGAATCATGCTAGGTGTCTGCTGATACCCATCCCACCACGACAAAAGAACAGATAAACTTATCGCCAAAAACAGTGGAATAACCAAGTTCCATACATTAGCTCTCACGCCTTTGTCTTCAGCACCCTCATCATTCCTTTGTCCCTCCTCCTTCTTATGCTCATCCTTCTGATCATAAATCTTCGGATGCTTCACCACACTATACACAAGGGCCAGTACAATCGTCGTAATCGAAAAGAAGTTAAAAGGGATACTTTTCAGGAAGTAAAGATAAGCATCACCACTGATTTCAGTATTTTCTAAAGCTAACTCAATCGTAGTTGTCATGTATCCAATAAAAGCCGTAGCAACAGGTATTAATGCAATGACTGGTAAAGCTGTCGCTTCTATCACAAAACTAAGGCGTTCTTTCTTCACATCTAGTTTATTCTGTATAGCCTTCATAATAGGTGCAACCGTTACAATACGCAGATTTGGGGAGATAAACGTACCTCCCAATGAAAGCCAGCTCAAGAAAATCGCCTGCTTCTTCGTCTGGATACGGTTTGACACTAATTCAATAAATCCTTTGATACCACCTGTCATTTTCGTCATTTGGATAATGCCAGCAAAAATATATAAGAATCCAATAACCTGGAGCTTTGTATCTTTTGTGAGATTCGTAATGATATAGGAGGACATAGCGTCCATCCCGCCTAGGAAAGAACCTTCTACAATCAAGGAAGCAATTAGCAATCCAATAAATAACCCTGGTAATACTTGCTTCGTCCACAAGGCAAACACAATAATGACAACAAACGGTATCACCGACGCCCAGTGTTCCATGTCACTCCTCCCGCTTCCGAATTTTATTATATTAGTATTGGTTAATGTAGTAGGTTTCATTACACGTAAAAAAGACTGTAACCATGTAATGGTTACAGCCCGATACATTAATTATATGACACGCCTAGTTGCATCCCTTACCACACCACAATCAATAGAAGCCAACCTAAATAATTTCCCGCTAACTCCATCTGTTATTGTGAGCGTACTGAGATTCGTAATAAAGAATCTGCTTGTAAAAACAGTCTCTCCATTATCACAAAAAATCTCTATACTAGAATGATCCACAAAAATTTGAATCGTATGGCTTTCTGTTACCTTCCGTTCAGCAAACCGTTTCGTTCCAAACCTTTCCGCATACACATACGTCATATCGGAACGATCCAAACAATATTCATCACCATTTGAAGAAAAAGTAATAGAATCTCCTGCATCGTTTGATAAAGATAGTTCAAATTGTGAGTCTACAGACAGTTCTAGCTCAAATGCTTTTTGCGGTACACGCACCTCGGACAATATGACCGTTTCCTCTCGCCGCAATGATTCTAAGTCTTCAATAGGATTTTGAATTAGTTTATCTCCTTCAATGGATAACGTTCTAGGAATAGTTAGCATATGAGCCCACATATTCTTATCAGTTGGATACTCACTTTTCGAATTGCCCAGCCAGCCGATTAGGATTCTTCTTCCTTCATTGTCCTCATACGTTTGAGGTGCATAAAAATCAAAACCTTTATCTAGCTCATAATACGAATCATGCGTAAATTTACGATTGTCCACATCCATTTTTTCTCCTATTACATACACAACGGAGAACACATTTTTAAATGAGTATGGATCTTCACTAGTCAAGCCTTGCGGGGAAAAGATAAACACACCTTTATCCTCTTTTTCGAAGTAATTAGGGCATTCCCACATGTAACCAAATTCATCAAATTGAGTATTCACTATGCCTTTATAAGTAAGCGAATCTTTACCTCTCCCCTCATAAAGGGCCAACGCCCCAAGTTTGGAACGAGTTTTCCCTCCTACGAGCATATAGTACGTATCTTTCCTCTTAAATACGACAGGATCTCGATAATCTCTAGTAAAATCAGCATCATTCACATCTGCAATAACACCATACTTCTCGATATCATTGGTTGGCAACATCTTTGCATAGCATTGTGTGGGATAAGGTTCGTTATTTGGTGTTAAGTGATTGCCAGTATAAAATAAGTGCAGCTCGTCATTTTCCACTAAAGCTGATCCTGAAAAACAACCATGTGAATCATACGATTGGTCTGGAAAAAGCGCTATTCCATGATCTGTATAATGTACAAAATCCTTTGTGGACACATGATACCAATGCTTCAGTCCATGAACTGGCCCTAGAGGAAACCACTGATAAAAAATGTGGTGTTCCCCGTTGTAAAAGGCAAGGCCATTTGGATCATTTAATAACCCATGATGGGGTGCAATGTGATAAGAAGGATAGAATTCGTCTGTCTTTGTCTTCTGTTCAATATCCTTGAGATAGTCAGCTGATACATCTGATAATGGGACGAACCGATTTTGTCTATTAGAGAAATCCATTTTACTAGCATCCTTTCTCATGGGTGATCTTACGTTAACTAGTTTTTTCCGTTAAATTCGTGTTTTGGGTGATTTCTTCTGTTTTCTCTTTATAGGCGAAGCGCGTTGCAAGGAAAGCTGTCGTTAAGGCAACTGCTATAACCAAAATATATTGAAGCAAGCCATCACCAATGTAAAGCAACATGCCAGGGAGCATGGTCGAACCTGTTCCAGCAGCTGCAATTCCTAATAGAGAAGCTAAACCCCCTCCTACAGCACCACCAAGACATCCATATAAGAAAGGTTTTACCTTTGGAAGCGTGATGGCGAACATAACAGGTTCTGTAATACCAAGAAAAGCCGGAATGACAGCACTAGTCATGTTCGAACGTTTCACTTTATTGCGTGTAGCTGAAATGATAGCCAACGCTGCCCCCGCTTGCCCCGCAATAGCAGCTGTTCCAATAGGATTGATTAAGTCGTACCCTGTTTCGGATACCATCTTTACAGTAATCGGGATGATTGTATGATGCATACCAGTAATAGCCAAGAATTGAATAGCTCCTCCGTAGATGACACCACCAATGCCATATGGCAATTCAAAGAAGTACATAATTCCGCTTGTTATAACGTTTTCGATTCCTAGAATCATTGGACCAACTAATACAAGTCCTAGTACTAGAGAGAATAATAGTGTGATAAACGGTGTTAAAATTAGGTCTAATGCTTCTGGTGTGCGTTTTCTTGCTGTTTTTTCAATCTTCGATGCTAGCCACCCCATAAACACAGCAGGCAGAATCGAACTTTGCATACCAGTAATCGGAATATCAAATCCTAAAAATGGCAAGAGCAATGGTTCTGCATCACCAAACGTTACGGCCCACTTACTCGGCAATTGGGGGGCTACAAGCATCAACCCGAGCGCTATCCCAATGACCGGCGATCCTCCAAACTTCTTCATAGCTGACCATGTTACTAATACTGGAATAAACGTAAAGGATGTATCTGTTAACACTTGCGATAACGTTAATAATTGAGAAGACAACTCCAAGTTAAATCCATTAAGTAAAAGTCCACGTAATCCCATCAGTAATCCCGTCGCTACTAAAACCGGGATAATCGGGATGAAAATATCTGCAAAAGCTCTTGTCAGTTGTTGAGCCAGAGACATGTTCTTTTTCGCTTCTTCTTTTACATCTCCCTCTGCTACTCCCATTTCAACCAATGCTGCATATACCTTGTTCACAAAGCCTGTTCCTAGAATTACTTGGTGCTGGCCACTTTGAAAGAAATAGCCATTTACACCTTCAATTGCTTCTATGCTTTCTTTGTCAAACAGGTCATCATCAACCAAAACAACTCGTAACCGTGTAGCACAGTGAGCCATACTATGAATGTTCTCTTCCCCACCAAATGCTTCTAGAATACTTTGAGCCACTTTCTTTGCATCTTTCGCCATTACAAGTCCCTCCTTTTTTTAACCAAAACCATCATTTCTTCAATCCTTTTCGGAAACGTTTCCAATTTTATTTAAAATAAACACCCTTAATTTGGAAACGTTTCCACTTTAGGGTAAAAAAATAGATTCCTTGTTTTATATTATAAGAATGAAAATAAATTTGGAAACGTTTCCAAATTACTCTAAAAAAATAGAAAACAAAGAAATCGCTTTAAACTTACTTATATCTTATCTTCGTTTTCTTAAGGTGTCAATACTTTTTTTAGCAATAAGATTACTACCTATACGAACCCCCATCACACCGTGCTAAATCCATCATAAAATTCTACTGGAAGTACGATTCTAGACTTCACGGGTTCTTCATGGATGATGTTTAACAATGCTGTTACAGCCTGTTCCCCCATATCTTGAACAGGTTGACGGATCGTGGAGAACGTTAATCCCGCTTCCTTACTACTCCTTAATCCATCATAACCTATGACCTGTACATCTTTAGGAATATTTTTTCCTTGTTTCTCTAATGTGTTAATAATAATTCTAGCCCACTTGTCATTCATCGCAAAAATTCCATCTAGCTCAGGATGTTCTGACACGAATCCTTCAATGGTCTGTTCCAAGTGTTCAATCGGTTCTTCTTTTTCAAAAATAACACAGGAGATATCTATTTCTTGAGCTTTCTCTTCAAATCCATTGCGTCTATACATGGATTCATTTTTGATGGTTGAAATACTTCCCATGAAAGCTATGTTCGTACATCCTCGATTCACCAATTGCTGCGCGGCCATTTGCCCACCTTTGTGGTTATCACTCGTAATATAGACGACATCCTCCGTAAAATGTCGGTCAATGCTTACAATCGGAAGGTTACTAGAGACATACTGATCGATATCTTCACTATATGTAATCGCAATTAAGCCATCAATTTTATTTTTTTCTAGCATATTAATATAGTTGATTTCCTTTTGGGCATCACTCTCAGAGTTACAGAGAATCATTTTATACCCATTACTAGATAACGTCTTTTCCACAAAGTACGCAAACTCAGAGAAAAAGGGATGCCAAATCGATGGAACAATTAAAGCAACTGATTGTGATTGCTGCATCTTGAAGTTTCTCGCCACTTCATTCGGTTGATAATTCAAATCTTTAATCGCTTGTTCCACTTTAATACGAGTCGATTCCTTGACGGACCCCGTTCGATTAATAACCCTCGATACAGTGCCAAGTCCAACCCCTGCTTTTTGTGCCACATCTTTCATCGTACTCATTGTTTCACCTTCTCTCGTTCATACAAACTGGTGCTTGATATTCTATTATACCCTAGATACAGCCAGTGTTAAAACATCTACTTGGGTGGGATAGCTTCTTTAAATATCCTATTTGTGTAGGAAAACATAATTTAGAAACAAGAACCCTCTAGTGATTGGGACAGTTTAGATTTATGAACTGCCTTTTATTCGTTTAACGCAGGAATGATTACTACTTTTGGGACAGAGAAAATATCTAATCTATGAGCAGTTCACTCATCAAAGTTATCTAAGATTATGTAACAAAATTATGGAATGCCTAATAATATTAAAATATCTAGTTACAGTTATCTCTATACGTCTTTATTTCTTCATTTACAGCTTTTGTATCGCTATAAATTCTTTTGAAGCTTCTGTAAAATCGCTCATATTGCTCCACTTGATCTAGTTGCGGATAGAAGGTTTCTCCATACATAACAAACATATTCACAGAATCTTCCAAAGTAGGAAACCATCCTACTCCATAACTAGCTAAAATGGCAGCACCTAGGCTTGGACCATGCTCATTCTCCAATTTTTGTATGGATGCATCAAATATATTAGCTTGTATTTGTAACCAATTATCATTCTTTGCTCCACCACCTATGGAATAGATATGATTAATTTCATGATTCGATTCTCGTAAAATGTCTAGTGCTTCACGAAGAGAAAAGGTAACCCCTTCAACCACTGCACGGATGAAATGGTTGAACGTATGCGAAGCATCCATTCCAATGAAACTTCCCCTGATTGTAGAATCACCGTGAGGGGTTCTCTCTCCTACAATATAAGGTGTAAACAACAAACCATTCGAGCCAGCTGGAACTTTATTAATCTGCGCTAATAAACTTTCATAGGTTGCATCAGCAGCAAACGTGTCTTTAAACCAGCTTAAGCTATACCCAGCTGCAAGCGTTACGCCCATTACATAAAAAGCATCTTGCTTTCCATGGTTAAAATAATGAACCGCTCCGTTGTACTGGCGTTCGTCATGTTCCTCATAGCTCAACATAACTCCTGATGTACCAATGCTACATAATGTTTTTCCTGAGGAGAGCACCCCTGCTCCTATTGCTCCACATGCATTATCTGCTCCCCCTGCAAAAACTTGCGTACTCGACGACAAACCACATCTTTTAGCTACTTCTTCTGTAATATTTCCTACACAATGATGTGATTCTACTAATTCAGGACAAAGGTCGATTGAAATCCCTAATGCCTCACATATAGTTAGACTCCATTGTTTATTGACAACATCTAATAACAATGTACCAGCTGCATCTGAAAAATCCATTTGTAATTTGCAAGTCATTCGATACCGCAGATAATCCTTTGGTAACAAAAATGTGGTTGCTCTACTATAGTGATCAGGTTCATGATTTTTCACCCACAGTAGTTTTGGTAACGTAAAACCTTCTAAGGCAGGATTCTTTGCGATTTCATAAAGTTCTTCCCCAAGGGTTTCTTCAATATTTTTGCACTCTTGAGATGTTCTTGTATCATTCCATAAAATCGCATTCCGAATCACATTCCCTTTGTCATCTAACAATACCAAACCATGCATTTGACCGGAGTAAGAAATTCCTTGAATATGTGCTGCATCAATCCCGGTCTTCTGAATAACTTCTTCTATAGCTAAGTAGGTTTGTTGCACCCAATCTTCAGGATTTTGCTCGTTATAACCCGGATAAGGCTGTAATAGCGGATACTCCCTAGTAGCTTCTGCCACTACTTTTCCATCTTGACGAACAGCTAAAACTTTAACTCCACTCGTCCCCAAATCTATACCTAGTACATAGCACATATAGATCCTCCTTCTATTATCCTTTTGTAGCCCCAGTCGTAAGACCATCAACAATATACTTCTGTAAGAAGATGAAGGCTATTACAATTGGTAAGGATGACACGAATGAGGCAGCCATTAAGTTGTTCCAAACCGACTGATACTCCCCCATATAATTGAAAATACCAACAGTTACTGGTCTCATTGAGTTGTCATTTGATAGCGTCAATGCGAAAAGAAGTTCATTCCAAGCCATTAGAAATGTAAAAGTTCCTACTGTAATTAAACCAGTTCGGGTTAATGGAAGAATTACTTTAAAGAATGTAGTAAACTTATTACATCCATCGATAAGTGCCGCTTCTTCTAATCCTTTAGGTAGTCGTAAAAAGAAAGGACGTAACAGGATGATTGCAAACGGTAATAAAACAGTCGTATTCGCAATGATCAACCCAAGAAATGTATCGGTAAGTCCTATTTTTTGATAAATAATGTATAGTGGTGTGGCCATAATAATGGTTGGAAACATTTGACTCGTGATAAGGATTCCAACAATGACAACCAATCCAGTAATTTTCTTACGTGCTAAAGCGTATGCTGCTGGTGCAGAAAGTAATAATGTTAGTAGCATACTACCAGATCCAATGATAAAGCTATTTTTCATATACAGAAGCATTGATTTTTCACCTTGAAAAATCTCAACATATGGTTTGAATGTAGGTTCATTTGGAAAGAAAATCGGTGGGCTGGAGAAAATTTCATTTAATGGCTTAATCGACGTAATAAACATCCAATAGACCGGGAACATCATTATACACGTTGCTAGAATACCAAGTACCATAAATAGGATTGTACGTCTATTATTTGTATTTACCATTAGTTCGCTTCCTCCTTTTGCATTAGTTTCAGATACACAATTGCAAGAATAATTACAAGGATTAGCATAATTCCGCTAACTGCTCCACCTTCTCCAAAGTTGAATTGCAAGAATGATAGTTTATATGCATAATATGGAATAACAGTGGTAGCATCTAATGGGCCGCCACCAGTCATTACATAAATAAGGTCAAACACTTTAAATGAGTTGATTAGCCCAAGCATCAGTAATACTAATATGGTTGGCTTCATCAATGGTAAAGTGATTTTCAAAAACGACCTCCACCCGTTTGCTCCATCAATTTTGGCTGCTTCATACAAATCACGAGGTAATGTAGAAAGACCACCTAATAAAATAATCATATAGAATGGGATCCCGTGCCATATGTTTGCGGCAGTAACAGCTATTAGGGCAAACTGTTCACTTGAAACCCATAATATATTTTCTTCAATTAATCCTACTTGCGTTAAGACAAAGTTTAATACTCCTGAATCCCCGGCCATGATCCACTTATAGAGAACTCCTACTACAACAGATGGAAGCATCCACACTACAAGGATTAACCCTCTCATAAAGTTCACACCAGGAAACTTTTGTCTAAATAATACTGCAAGCGCGAACCCTATAATAAACTCAATAACAATACAGGCAAATGTAAAGATAAACGAATTAACTAAGGCCTTATACAGTAAAGGGTCTGAGAATATAGCCTGATAGTTCGCTAGACCTGCCCATACTCCGCCTGTCATAAAGTTTGATACATCCATTTTTTTAAAACTCAACATAATATTATATAAAATAGGATAAAGGATAAAAATCAAGAAGAATAGAATGGTTGGAAATAAGAAAAGATGGTCGGTAAACCAATTCATTTTCCTCTTACTATTTTTCTTGTACTTAACCTTCTGCTTTGTATTCATATTTAATTTTGTCGCTCCCGTTTTCATGTCCATTCGAACGCCCTCCTTTAAAGCAATGGTGCTGTGTTTGATACCACAACACCATCACTTGAAGATCCTATTGAGGTTTTTTTATTCTGTCATTAGTAGAGGCTTAATTTCCTTTTCTGCTTCTTTGGCAATTTTTTTAGCATCTTTTCCTAAAACCGTTGCTTGTACTAATTCTTGTACCACCGCTGAAATCTCAGGATAGTTCGGTCCATAAGCTCTCGATTTAGCATATTCTAACCCTTTCGTAAATACCTTCATATTTGGATCGTTTACAATCTCTGGAGCTTCTGCAATTGCCTTTACGCTTGGAAGGTTACCATCTTCTAGAATAAAGCTTTTGTATGTTTCGTCATCATAAAAGAACTTCATAAACTCAAATGCTTCTTCCTTGTGTTTACTGGTGGAACCAATTCCGATTGCTTCCCCACCGATGATAGTAGCCCGTTGTTTCCCTTTTGGTAATTCAGCAACCGCCCATTCGAAATCAGCTTCTTGGTTTAATGTAGGCACATTCCAACTTCCATTAATCTGCATAGCTGCCTGTTCCGATAAGAATTGTAAGTTGGCATCATTCTGTTGCCAGTTAAGCATTTCTTTGGAGACAGAGCCATCCTCTAATAAAGTTTGACGGAACTCAATTGCATTAACGCCTTCTTCACTTGATAATGTATCTAAGTCAGCACCTGCCTGCCAGATCCAAGGCAAGAAATTGAACGTCCCCTGTTCATCTTTTGATCCCGCCATAGCTAATCCATACACATTATCGTTTGTTAACTTACTTGCATAATCACGGATATCTTCCCATGTTTCAGGGGGCGAATCCAGTCCAGCTTTTTCGAACATTTCTTTGTTATAATAAAGAGCTAAGTCGTTGTTGTATAGTGGCAAACCATAATAATCCCCTTTAAAAATTTGTGGCTCTAATGACCCTTCGAAGAACTTTTGATCCAATCCAGATTCATTAATCATTTTAGAGATATTTGCAGCTATACCAGCGTCTGCAAAAGCCTGAAAACGGGAGTGAGAATTGACAAAAAGGTCAGGTAGTTCATTTGCTGCTGCAGCATTGATCATCTTCGAGTCAAAATTACTTCTGGTGATTTCCGTACGTTTAATCTGTATATCTTCATGTTCTTCATTAAATTTTTCAATAACATTGATGTAAGCATCTCTTCCTTGCATAAAGTCCCAAATCTCAAGGGTTACTTGATCGCTACCTTCTGCCTGATTTGCTTCTGAAGAACTAGCTGAATCTCCACCACTACAAGCCGTTATCACACCCATGATTAAAAATACACTGAACACCAATAAGAAATGTTTTATTCGGAACATAAAATGCCCTCCCTTTATTTTTTTACCAGCCGTCTGCATTTTCTTTGGATCCTATACGGTAACCATGGCAAGCTCTTCAGCCAGTGCCCGAACCTCTAATTCCTTCTTATTCACTTCTATAACTTGTTCAACCCACTCTGTTGGAAGAGCAGATTCACCGTGTAAAGCACCTACCCAGGCTCCTACTAGATTAGCATTGGTATCCGTGTCTCTTCCTAAATTACAACAGGCAGGGATAGCGCTTACATTTCCTCCCTTAAAAACAAAAGCAGCAATTGCAAAGGGGATTTGCTCTGCAAAGAAAAATGTAGTGTAGCTCTCATCTGAATAGTCAATAGGCTCTACTTTTGGTGGCAACGGTGCATCCCTTTCAATTGGAGGATCTTGACCTGTAATTTCCCAAATGTGTGCTGTATTTGGCATCAAAGCATGTTGATATAGCTTTTCTGCTAGATCCCAAATATCAGTAGCTTCTTCTGCAAGGGAAATAGCACGCTTTATTAATGTTGCTGCTAAAGGACCGCATTGATGTAACATAGCGTCAATCATTGATTGGTGAGTTGCCTCTTCTTTCAAACCTTCTGCAATACCCGCAACTACAGCTGCTACAAAATCTTGTTCAAGTGGAGCTTTC
This genomic stretch from Pontibacillus yanchengensis harbors:
- a CDS encoding MBL fold metallo-hydrolase, with protein sequence MKVTKLDQVYMLSFMPTFFPVNCYFVEGEKSLTLIDAGMPFSKKPILKAAEEIGKPIQRIVLTHAHTDHVGALDGLKEALPTAEVLLPERELKILDGDLSLEEGEGDSPIKGGVPKNIQTKPDTLLKDGDRIGSLLAIHAPGHTPGLMAFLDERSNSLIAGDALQTKGGVAVAGDMRWSFPFPALATWNKQVAIETAERLMEYKPSLLAVGHGKWIHNPEGKIRNAIKNAKQSLQGE
- a CDS encoding MFS transporter, translating into MNTSSSGIQIGVKENITQFILLVVINLFVGSMVGLERTILPIIGEERFGLASMTAALSFIVSFGFSKATMNLFAGSLADRLGRKKVLLAGWAIGLAVPLLVIFAETWWLIVFANVLLGVNQALTWSMTVNMKVDLAKSNQRGLAVGFNEFAGYIGVALMAAISGYVASVYSLSPEPFYIGIGLVVVGFVLSLLTKDTGEYLKVQSQEQPSKTISTSEVFKQTSWKNKNLSSSSFAGLTTNLKDGMAWGLFPIFFASSGLTVGQIGTIIAVYPAAWGFFQLFTGVWSDRIGRKGLIVAGMFVQAFSLWFILLVNGYFLWLIGALLLGIGTAMVYPTIIASVSDVAQPKWRATSLGIYRFWRDSGYAFGALLAGVFADLLSVHWAIGLVAILPLLSGVLSLTKMQETLVG
- a CDS encoding Na+/H+ antiporter NhaC family protein translates to MEHWASVIPFVVIIVFALWTKQVLPGLFIGLLIASLIVEGSFLGGMDAMSSYIITNLTKDTKLQVIGFLYIFAGIIQMTKMTGGIKGFIELVSNRIQTKKQAIFLSWLSLGGTFISPNLRIVTVAPIMKAIQNKLDVKKERLSFVIEATALPVIALIPVATAFIGYMTTTIELALENTEISGDAYLYFLKSIPFNFFSITTIVLALVYSVVKHPKIYDQKDEHKKEEGQRNDEGAEDKGVRANVWNLVIPLFLAISLSVLLSWWDGYQQTPSMIQAFMKANVTKAMFHAILITLVITFLQHSIDRYSLKELLQYFFEGGNKLIPAFFLFALVWGLASATKDLGLSSFVTETLGVIPESFIPPITFLLGSVLAYFVGSAWGSWGLLMPIGVSLATTSDIPLPLLIGIVFASGTVGGLVSPLSATTATMSKIMGFNTVTYSGYKLKHSAAPFLLSLILYGLVTLVF
- a CDS encoding glycoside hydrolase family 32 protein, which gives rise to MDFSNRQNRFVPLSDVSADYLKDIEQKTKTDEFYPSYHIAPHHGLLNDPNGLAFYNGEHHIFYQWFPLGPVHGLKHWYHVSTKDFVHYTDHGIALFPDQSYDSHGCFSGSALVENDELHLFYTGNHLTPNNEPYPTQCYAKMLPTNDIEKYGVIADVNDADFTRDYRDPVVFKRKDTYYMLVGGKTRSKLGALALYEGRGKDSLTYKGIVNTQFDEFGYMWECPNYFEKEDKGVFIFSPQGLTSEDPYSFKNVFSVVYVIGEKMDVDNRKFTHDSYYELDKGFDFYAPQTYEDNEGRRILIGWLGNSKSEYPTDKNMWAHMLTIPRTLSIEGDKLIQNPIEDLESLRREETVILSEVRVPQKAFELELSVDSQFELSLSNDAGDSITFSSNGDEYCLDRSDMTYVYAERFGTKRFAERKVTESHTIQIFVDHSSIEIFCDNGETVFTSRFFITNLSTLTITDGVSGKLFRLASIDCGVVRDATRRVI
- a CDS encoding PTS transporter subunit EIIC, which codes for MAKDAKKVAQSILEAFGGEENIHSMAHCATRLRVVLVDDDLFDKESIEAIEGVNGYFFQSGQHQVILGTGFVNKVYAALVEMGVAEGDVKEEAKKNMSLAQQLTRAFADIFIPIIPVLVATGLLMGLRGLLLNGFNLELSSQLLTLSQVLTDTSFTFIPVLVTWSAMKKFGGSPVIGIALGLMLVAPQLPSKWAVTFGDAEPLLLPFLGFDIPITGMQSSILPAVFMGWLASKIEKTARKRTPEALDLILTPFITLLFSLVLGLVLVGPMILGIENVITSGIMYFFELPYGIGGVIYGGAIQFLAITGMHHTIIPITVKMVSETGYDLINPIGTAAIAGQAGAALAIISATRNKVKRSNMTSAVIPAFLGITEPVMFAITLPKVKPFLYGCLGGAVGGGLASLLGIAAAGTGSTMLPGMLLYIGDGLLQYILVIAVALTTAFLATRFAYKEKTEEITQNTNLTEKTS
- a CDS encoding LacI family DNA-binding transcriptional regulator, with the protein product MSTMKDVAQKAGVGLGTVSRVINRTGSVKESTRIKVEQAIKDLNYQPNEVARNFKMQQSQSVALIVPSIWHPFFSEFAYFVEKTLSSNGYKMILCNSESDAQKEINYINMLEKNKIDGLIAITYSEDIDQYVSSNLPIVSIDRHFTEDVVYITSDNHKGGQMAAQQLVNRGCTNIAFMGSISTIKNESMYRRNGFEEKAQEIDISCVIFEKEEPIEHLEQTIEGFVSEHPELDGIFAMNDKWARIIINTLEKQGKNIPKDVQVIGYDGLRSSKEAGLTFSTIRQPVQDMGEQAVTALLNIIHEEPVKSRIVLPVEFYDGFSTV